In the genome of Gemmatimonadota bacterium, one region contains:
- a CDS encoding PDZ domain-containing protein, which produces MIADTPTPTPAAMRRAICLASIVWFIPAIAPAQTRMLRSPTVSATQIAFAYANNIWVVPRAGGSAQRLTSFQGQTSSPHFSPDGRLIAFSAEYAGNTDVYVVPAAGGEPQRLTWHPAPDEVQGWTPDGKSIVYSSTRSSNLPTPEPRWYTVPVEGGPSVAMPMYRAYQGHISPDGAHIAYRMNNSWDEERRNYRGGQNRPIWIMDTRTLAVDTVPRPNSKEMYPVWYGNHMVYFLSDRDGVSNVWSYDMQSKQVKQITDFSDFDVKTLDADADAIVFEQGGYVHELDPKTGREHVVNINVAGDFPWMMPQWKDVSRNIASIALSPTGKRAAIEARGEIFTVPAEKGDVRNMTQSSGSAERDPAWSPDGKWISYFSDKSGEYQLVIASADGSKPARSIALPHPTHYYTPSWSPDGKHIVLQDTDLRLWVVDVATGKATDIGGDEFMVPDRSLDPVWSPDSRWVAYAKRLPSLYRAIFVYDITDGKTHQVTDGLADAKAPAWDASGKYLWFLASTDFGLGSGWLDMSSYGHLETDALYLAVLKKTDPSPLLPESDEDAGIPSEPPVPGMPPRAPRARKAAAADTATSDTTKKPMSDSLKAMLAPRRNVVIDFDGLQQRVVDVSGIAERGYDQLRAGSAGTVFFMENVPQTGTEDNPAFGAVLHRYELKDRKATDFVHDVQQFFVSADGKKLLYRTPGPTGALFLVDATSPTSPAAGKGKLNAQLSMLVDPKAEFKQIFDEGWRNQRDYIYLKNLQGTDWPKMKEMYGQLLPYVMHRADLNYLLDMMGSEIAIGHSFVRGGDMPAVPRVTVGLLGADFAVENGYYRITKIYGTDSWNPELRAPLTAPGVDVHVGDYILAVNGIPVRAPESIYRAFDGTASHQTEVTVSARPTMEGARRVNVIPIANDAGLRARAWVEHNRHIVDSLSHGQLAYVHLPNTGEGGYSSFNRYYFAQQDRKGAIIDERYNGGGSAADYIIDVLQRSIDGYFNNPVGDRYPFTSPAAGIWGPKVMIINEMSGSGGDLMPYMFKFRGVGPLVGKRTWGGLVGIWDTPLFVDGGIMYAPRGGFFRKDGKAWAVENEGISPNIDVENWPKDVADGHDAQLEQAVATAMKMLAEHPVDRATHEPPPAMWGKRVKPLVPNEP; this is translated from the coding sequence ATGATCGCCGACACGCCAACTCCCACTCCCGCCGCCATGCGTCGCGCCATCTGCCTCGCGTCCATCGTCTGGTTCATTCCGGCAATCGCGCCGGCTCAGACGCGTATGCTCCGCTCACCTACCGTCAGTGCAACACAGATCGCCTTCGCGTATGCGAACAACATCTGGGTCGTTCCGCGTGCGGGCGGCTCTGCGCAGCGACTGACGAGTTTCCAGGGACAGACGTCGTCGCCGCATTTCTCCCCCGACGGGCGGCTGATCGCGTTCAGCGCGGAGTATGCAGGCAACACCGACGTGTACGTCGTGCCCGCGGCGGGTGGTGAGCCGCAGCGGCTGACATGGCATCCTGCACCGGATGAGGTGCAGGGATGGACGCCGGACGGCAAGTCGATCGTGTACTCGTCGACGCGATCATCCAATCTTCCGACGCCCGAGCCCAGATGGTACACGGTTCCGGTCGAAGGCGGGCCGTCGGTCGCGATGCCGATGTATCGCGCCTATCAGGGACACATCTCGCCCGATGGCGCGCACATCGCCTACAGGATGAACAACTCGTGGGACGAGGAGCGCCGCAACTATCGCGGTGGCCAGAATCGTCCGATCTGGATCATGGATACCAGGACGCTGGCTGTCGACACGGTACCGCGTCCGAACTCCAAGGAGATGTATCCGGTCTGGTACGGCAACCATATGGTGTACTTCCTCTCGGATCGTGATGGTGTGTCGAACGTGTGGTCGTACGACATGCAGTCGAAGCAGGTGAAGCAGATAACGGATTTCTCGGACTTCGATGTCAAGACGCTGGACGCGGACGCCGACGCGATTGTGTTCGAGCAGGGCGGTTACGTTCACGAGCTGGATCCGAAGACCGGTCGCGAACACGTGGTGAACATCAACGTGGCCGGCGATTTCCCATGGATGATGCCGCAGTGGAAGGACGTATCGCGCAACATCGCAAGCATCGCGCTGTCGCCGACCGGCAAGCGTGCGGCGATCGAAGCGCGTGGCGAGATCTTCACGGTCCCCGCCGAGAAGGGCGACGTGCGCAACATGACGCAATCGAGCGGATCCGCGGAGCGAGATCCGGCATGGTCGCCGGATGGCAAGTGGATCTCATACTTCAGCGACAAATCGGGCGAGTATCAGCTGGTCATCGCATCCGCCGACGGAAGCAAGCCGGCGCGCTCGATCGCGCTGCCGCATCCGACGCACTACTACACGCCGTCGTGGTCGCCCGACGGGAAGCACATAGTATTGCAGGACACCGATCTGCGGCTGTGGGTAGTCGACGTCGCGACCGGAAAGGCAACCGACATCGGCGGTGACGAGTTCATGGTACCCGATCGGTCACTGGATCCGGTATGGAGTCCCGACTCACGCTGGGTTGCGTACGCGAAACGGCTTCCATCTCTCTACCGCGCGATATTCGTATACGACATTACGGACGGCAAGACTCATCAGGTGACCGATGGTCTCGCGGACGCGAAGGCGCCGGCGTGGGACGCGAGCGGCAAGTATCTCTGGTTCCTCGCCTCCACCGATTTTGGGCTCGGGTCCGGCTGGCTCGACATGTCCAGCTACGGACACCTCGAGACCGATGCGCTGTATCTCGCGGTATTGAAGAAGACCGATCCATCACCGTTGCTCCCCGAGAGCGACGAGGATGCAGGTATCCCGAGTGAGCCACCGGTTCCGGGAATGCCACCACGCGCTCCGCGGGCACGGAAGGCGGCAGCGGCTGATACGGCGACATCCGACACGACGAAGAAACCGATGTCGGATTCGCTCAAGGCGATGCTCGCGCCGCGTCGCAATGTCGTGATCGACTTCGACGGCCTGCAACAGCGTGTAGTAGACGTGTCGGGAATCGCGGAGCGTGGTTACGATCAGTTGCGCGCCGGATCGGCGGGCACAGTGTTCTTCATGGAGAACGTCCCGCAGACGGGGACCGAGGACAACCCCGCTTTCGGCGCCGTGCTTCACAGATACGAATTGAAGGATCGCAAGGCGACCGATTTCGTGCACGACGTGCAGCAGTTCTTTGTAAGTGCCGACGGCAAGAAGCTGTTGTACCGCACACCGGGCCCGACGGGTGCGCTGTTTCTCGTCGACGCGACGTCGCCGACTTCACCGGCAGCAGGCAAGGGGAAGCTCAACGCGCAATTGAGCATGCTGGTCGATCCCAAGGCGGAGTTCAAGCAGATCTTCGATGAGGGATGGCGGAATCAGCGCGACTACATCTATCTGAAGAATCTGCAGGGAACCGACTGGCCGAAGATGAAGGAGATGTACGGACAGCTGCTTCCCTACGTCATGCACCGCGCGGATCTCAACTATCTGCTCGACATGATGGGCTCGGAGATAGCGATCGGCCACTCGTTCGTGCGTGGCGGCGACATGCCGGCGGTCCCGCGTGTAACGGTCGGGTTGCTGGGTGCAGACTTCGCCGTCGAGAACGGCTATTACAGAATCACCAAGATCTACGGAACCGACAGCTGGAATCCGGAGCTGCGCGCTCCGCTCACGGCTCCTGGTGTGGACGTGCACGTCGGTGACTACATACTTGCGGTAAACGGAATCCCCGTTCGCGCTCCGGAGAGTATCTACCGCGCATTCGACGGAACGGCGAGCCACCAGACGGAAGTGACAGTCAGTGCGCGCCCGACGATGGAGGGAGCGCGTCGGGTGAATGTGATTCCGATAGCGAACGACGCCGGGTTGCGCGCGCGCGCATGGGTCGAGCACAACCGTCACATCGTCGATTCGTTGTCGCACGGACAGCTTGCGTACGTGCATCTTCCGAACACTGGAGAGGGCGGCTACAGCAGCTTCAACAGATACTATTTCGCGCAGCAGGATCGCAAGGGCGCGATCATCGACGAGCGATACAACGGTGGCGGATCGGCTGCGGACTACATCATCGACGTATTGCAGCGCTCGATCGACGGCTACTTCAACAATCCGGTCGGTGACAGGTATCCCTTCACGAGCCCGGCAGCTGGAATCTGGGGTCCCAAGGTGATGATCATCAACGAGATGTCGGGATCGGGCGGAGACCTCATGCCGTACATGTTCAAGTTCCGTGGCGTCGGTCCGCTCGTTGGCAAACGGACGTGGGGCGGATTGGTGGGGATATGGGATACGCCGCTGTTCGTCGACGGCGGAATCATGTACGCACCGCGCGGAGGGTTCTTCAGGAAAGACGGCAAGGCGTGGGCGGTGGAGAACGAGGGAATTTCACCGAACATCGACGTCGAGAACTGGCCGAAGGATGTCGCCGACGGACACGATGCTCAGCTGGAGCAGGCTGTCGCTACCGCGATGAAGATGCTCGCCGAGCATCCGGTAGATCGGGCAACGCACGAGCCGCCGCCGGCGATGTGGGGGAAGAGAGTGAAGCCACTGGTACCGAACGAGCCGTAG